The window AGCCGCTCCAGTGGCCACTTCGCTCGGCTGAGAATGCGCTCAAACCGAACGTCCGTCACCGTGACGATCCGGTCGTACCCATTGGCCATCGACCATTCAATGATGCCGGCGAACAAGGTATGCGTGGCGTCGCGCAGTCCGCTCGCGGAGACGATTTCGCTGCGTTCGGTGTCGATGCAAAAGCGCGAGCTCTCGACGACGCGGCTCGATTGGGGCATGCGAGCAGCGCCCGCCAGAAACGGAAATATCTGACCGAGCATCGTCGGTCCGGTGGACGAAAGGAGGCGGGCGCAACCGATCACGTGACCATCGTTGCCGACGAGCACGAGATAGGTCGGATCGAGCCGGTCGTACTCGTCCTTTTCCTGGTTGTGCTCTACGTGGACGTCCCAGTCTAACCTGTGTTTGAAGACCCTTGCGCGCAGTTCGTGCATGCGCTCGAGCAGACGTTGCTCACTACTTGTAGCCCTCGTACGGCAAATGGCGACGACGCGCATGACCCAATCCTTAACCCATTGAATTGCGGTCTCTTGAATCCCGTACGGCCGCGCACCACCAGCTGTGAAAAGTCACAGGGGATCGACAGTCGTCGCCGTGATAGACAGGGGGGAGTGCCGAGGGGCCGTTGCCGCATTTATGGCTGAATTGCGATGCAACGCGAAATTGCGACTACCCGAATTGAGGACAAAAACACCCGGAGAGGATCGTTGCCGAGCAAAGCCTTCGACCAGTTGCGAGACGCACTAGAAACGGCCCATGGGATGGCGCCTGTCAAAGCCGCGGTGAAGGAGTTCGCCGGCCAATTGGGGTTTGACTGGTTCGCCTATCTCTCGGTTTGTGGGCCGGAGATCGACACGTTTTCGACGTACCCGCGCGCATGGCAAGGCCACTATATCAACAAGAAATACGCGAGCATCGATCCCGTCGTGCAGGAAGCCCGCCGTTCTGAACGCTGCTTTGCGTGGTCCGAACGCGACATTGCACGGGCATTATCGCCGGATCAGGTGCGCTTCCTCGGAGAAGCCGGGGATCATGGTATCGCATCGGGGATATCTGTGCCCGTGTCGGCCGGGTTCGGCCGGACTGTGTTATTCACGCTTGCGTCGTCGAACCGGTGTGACAATTGCCTGGTAGAATGCCCCTTCCTTGCCGCTTCGATTGCATCGCACGTGGATGTCTATGCGCGGCGCTGGATGCTCGAGCCAATGCCTGCTGTCACCGTCAAGTTAAGCCCTAGAGAGAGGCTCTGCCTGAGCTGGATGGCAAAAGGCAAGCGCATGTCCGAAATCGCGCAAATCGTCGGGACGAAAGTCCGGACGGTCGAGTATCACCTGCAAAATGCTCGGCGGAAGCTCGATGCCACCAACGTCACCCACGCCGTCGCGCTTGCAGTGCGTCAACAGTTGATCTGATCCAGGCCGGTCGCGGGAGGGCCTTTCCGCCTCTACTTCGTGTTGTGCTTGCCGGCGGCAAAAGAGTCATCCGCGATGGCGCCGTCGCCCCCTACCCTGCCCGGCTGTTTTGAGGCTTATTCGGCTTCGCGTCCTGATCGGCGGCCGATATCGGCAGGGAGATCGGCAACTAATATCGGCAATTGTGCTGACTTATTGCGTCCAATGCCTTACATTGCAATCCGTTGAGGCACCATTGAGATCGGCAAAAGAATGCTTGAAACCCCTGCCCGCATCGAGCCGCTGTTTTTTGACGACGCGGTGCCGACCGTTCTGGCCGATCTTGCGATCGAGCTGCAGAAGGCCGCCGATGAACTCGGCCGAGGCCTGCATCCGGAGTCGGCTGACGAATTGGCCGATCTCGTACGAGTCATGAATTCTTACTATTCGAATTTGATCGAAGGCCACAACACACGACCTCGAGATATCGAGAGCGCCCTGGCCGGCGCCGAGATAGATCCCGAACGTCGTCCCCTCGCCCTCGAGGCGAAGGCCCATGTCGAAGTTCAGAGGATGATTGACGGCTTCGGGTTGCGCGGCGAGCTGCCGAGCCCGACTTCGATCGATTTCATTCGGTGGGTTCATCGCGCCTTCTACGACGAGATGCCCGAGGAATTCCGGTTCATCGACAAACCTGATGGCGCCAAGGCCGAGATCCTACCCGGCGAGTTCCGGACGTCCGCGGAACATGATGTCGCTGTCGGGCGCCATCAGCCGCCATCTTCTGACAGGGTGATAGCTTTCATGGAGTATTTCCAGAAGCGGTTCGCCATGGCCGAAAAGCAGGCCAGCCTGCGGATCATCGCGATTGCGTCAGCTCATCACCGCCTCAACTACATTCACCCGTTTCCAGACGGCAACGGCCGCGTCAGTCGCTTGATGTCTCACGCCATGGCGCTCAAGGCCGGTATTGGAGGCAACGGCCTGTGGTCGATATCTCGTGGCCTCGCTCGTGGCCTGAAAGATCGTGGCGAATACAAGCGCATGATGGATCACGCCGACAGTCCCAGACAAGGCGATCGTGATGGACGAGGAAATCTTTCGGAATCGGCACTCAAGGATTTCGTCGAATGGTTCCTTACAGTCGCGCTCGACCAGGTGCGGTTCTCGACCGCAATGTTCGACCTCGGGCGGCTCGATGCTCGCTACCGCGCCCTAATAAAAGATGTCGTCGACGATAAACGAGCACCTGATCTGGTGGCGGCCGTGTTGCGGCACGGCAGGTTGCCCCGTGGTGAAGCCAATTTCGTGCTGAAAACATCCGAGCGCACGGCACGGAGCACGCTGTCGGATCTTGTCGAGCGCGGTTTTCTGAAATCTGAAACTCCGAAGGCACCGGTACGTATTGCCTTCCCCCTCGATTTCAGGGAACGGCTGTTTCCGAATCTCTTCACCGATGTCGAACCCAATGTCCCGGAACCGCCTTCACTGTCTTTCAGATGAGTGGAATTTCAGGAGTGACAACCGGAATGACTCCGGCCGTCCCCGCTCAGAGAGTAGAACACTGCCTTCGGTCAGCCGAATATCGACAATGCCGGTCCTATGCTGCTGTGCAAGCCCGTTGTAGCCGCGGCAACAATTGCCGTGATTATGGGCCCCTGGACTAGAATGTGACCTTGGCAGTGACGGGCGTGTAGCCCCGTCCGACCCTACGGGCGAGCCAGGCCTCGAGCGCTTCGCCGGCTTCAGCGGCCGACGCATAGAGGTCAAGGCGTTGTCGGCCGAGCGAGCCGATCCGCCCCCACGCGCGCATAAGCGCCGCATCACCGTACAGTGACGGTTCTATCGCGAGTACATAAAACCGCGCAACGTTGCGAGCGCAATCGCGGCGTTGAAGGACAACTTGAAGCTTCGGCTCGACCATGTCTGATTGTCATCGACTTCCGGTACCCACGTCCA is drawn from Skermanella sp. TT6 and contains these coding sequences:
- a CDS encoding acyl-homoserine-lactone synthase, translated to MRVVAICRTRATSSEQRLLERMHELRARVFKHRLDWDVHVEHNQEKDEYDRLDPTYLVLVGNDGHVIGCARLLSSTGPTMLGQIFPFLAGAARMPQSSRVVESSRFCIDTERSEIVSASGLRDATHTLFAGIIEWSMANGYDRIVTVTDVRFERILSRAKWPLERLGSPHPIGNTIAVAGLLSADEPSLELVRPSSYVSLFPAAVEAAA
- a CDS encoding autoinducer binding domain-containing protein, which translates into the protein MPSKAFDQLRDALETAHGMAPVKAAVKEFAGQLGFDWFAYLSVCGPEIDTFSTYPRAWQGHYINKKYASIDPVVQEARRSERCFAWSERDIARALSPDQVRFLGEAGDHGIASGISVPVSAGFGRTVLFTLASSNRCDNCLVECPFLAASIASHVDVYARRWMLEPMPAVTVKLSPRERLCLSWMAKGKRMSEIAQIVGTKVRTVEYHLQNARRKLDATNVTHAVALAVRQQLI
- a CDS encoding Fic family protein — encoded protein: MLETPARIEPLFFDDAVPTVLADLAIELQKAADELGRGLHPESADELADLVRVMNSYYSNLIEGHNTRPRDIESALAGAEIDPERRPLALEAKAHVEVQRMIDGFGLRGELPSPTSIDFIRWVHRAFYDEMPEEFRFIDKPDGAKAEILPGEFRTSAEHDVAVGRHQPPSSDRVIAFMEYFQKRFAMAEKQASLRIIAIASAHHRLNYIHPFPDGNGRVSRLMSHAMALKAGIGGNGLWSISRGLARGLKDRGEYKRMMDHADSPRQGDRDGRGNLSESALKDFVEWFLTVALDQVRFSTAMFDLGRLDARYRALIKDVVDDKRAPDLVAAVLRHGRLPRGEANFVLKTSERTARSTLSDLVERGFLKSETPKAPVRIAFPLDFRERLFPNLFTDVEPNVPEPPSLSFR
- a CDS encoding WGR domain-containing protein, whose amino-acid sequence is MVEPKLQVVLQRRDCARNVARFYVLAIEPSLYGDAALMRAWGRIGSLGRQRLDLYASAAEAGEALEAWLARRVGRGYTPVTAKVTF